From the genome of Zonotrichia albicollis isolate bZonAlb1 chromosome 20, bZonAlb1.hap1, whole genome shotgun sequence, one region includes:
- the TMEM234 gene encoding transmembrane protein 234 — protein sequence MATAGQALALALVAALWGGTGPFLRAAAAGMEEQRGRGRLRQLLAELRFLSLNWQYLVPFLLNQAGSLLFYLTLASTDLSLAVPLCNSLALVVTLVTGKILGEDIGGKRAVAGMLLTMLGLSLCLAGA from the exons ATGGCGACCGCGG GGCAGGCGCTGGCCCTGGCGCTGGTGGCCGCGCTCTGGGGCGGCACCGGGCCGTTCCTGAGGGCGGCAGCCGCGGGCATGGAGgagcagcggggccggggccgcctgCGGCAGCTGCTGGCGGAGCTGCGGTTCCTCAGCCTCAACTGGCAG TACCTGGTGCCCTTCCTGCTCAACCAGGCTGGATCTCTGCTCTTCTACCTCACCTTGGCCTCCACAG ACCTGTCGCTGGCAGTGCCGCTCTGCAACTCCCTGGCTTTGGTTGTGACCTTGGTGactgggaaaatcctgggagaggACATTGGGGGGAAAA gggctgtggcaggaaTGCTGCTCACCATGCTGGGGCTGTCGCTGTGCCTGGctggggcctga